One stretch of Archocentrus centrarchus isolate MPI-CPG fArcCen1 chromosome 5, fArcCen1, whole genome shotgun sequence DNA includes these proteins:
- the shisa4 gene encoding protein shisa-4, whose translation MGNMPLISVTLAVLAVVLSTSQVSGNEDCLWYVDKNGTWHNGFDCPLITFCCGNCNRRYCCLDAFKMITEREQKRCMLFQFSPTTLAGIASSILLFVAIIATMVCCFMCSCCYLYQRRQQRGRTPFDAQQIPMASYPVEPMYDVYGKPIGPAEYPPVGYPMAPQYSGMPPQYPMMQPGPYPPHPVDPSYSQAPPPYSPPQYPGH comes from the exons ATGGGAAACATGCCCCTCATCTCGGTGACTTTGGCGGTGCTCGCCGTCGTCCTCAGCACTTCTCAGG TCAGTGGGAACGAGGACTGTCTGTGGTACGTGGATAAAAATGGCACCTGGCACAATGGCTTCGACTGCCCTCTCATCACATTCTGCTGTGGGAACTGCAACCGACGCTACTGCTGCCTGGACGCCTTCAAGATGATCACGGAGAGGGAGCAGAAGCGCTGCATGCTTTTCCAGTTCAG cCCCACCACTTTAGCTGGAATTGCCTCTTCCATCCTCCTGTTTGTGGCCATCATTGCAACCATGGTCTGCTGCTTCATGTGCTCCTGCTGTTATCTTTACCAGAGAAGGCAGCAGAGGGGCAGGACACCTTTTGATG CCCAGCAGATCCCCATGGCCAGCTACCCGGTTGAGCCCATGTATGATGTTTATGGTAAACCAATTGGACCCGCAGAGTATCCACCTGTAGGTTACCCTATGGCACCCCAGTATTCTGGCATGCCCCCACAGTACCCAATGATGCAACCAGGACCATACCCACCGCACCCAGTGGATCCTTCATACAGCCAGG CCCCACCACCTTACTCTCCACCTCAGTATCCTGGTCACTGA
- the lmod1b gene encoding leiomodin-1 translates to MSRRKVKGLTRIGRQVSEDPDLDNLLSTLSPEEIEELKTDMMKVPDLNPEDGIIVQGENQPVQPPMSNNVRDAMTQRDSKGRLSQREPSLEGEQKKESRKQEYLRKMGLSQEGNDDMKAGLRRQSSVSSERDIKAEDRNSKSPESSKEDWSWRSSRNRKLERRESDTREEVRDKEDNRLRDRRENRESTGSKTKDMISKLQEKKDESKEKDRREDCRKRDDSKTKDIISKLREKREKDMGKEKERKTESIRTQGLVSKMVEKQSKASESQVQECKPEEKKPKAEEKKSEDKNKPDVKLEQQPSDKGEVKRDKTEKRTAREELVNHSDHVKEKFIVEKKPEEKREREDSKVKKAEESGKLGNCVAKNSPNSKAKEAEEEDEDSSMFDELMQQVRSNDPSLTELNVNNSEVIKTKTLIEFAQALHNNTHVKTFALANCRADDHVAYAIAGTLRSNKTITSINLDSNHLTGKGILSLIQALQYNSTLTELRFQNQRHICGGKTEMEMVKILKENTTLLKLGYHFELAGPRMTTTNILSRNMDRQRQKRLQEQKQAQANGEKKGTLEVPKSGGGVSLRSSPKASPKPSPIPSPVPSPKLTPRRGAGGPAPPPPPPPPGGGPPPPPPPVLDANRPGGSKNSRDQLLASIRGSNIKQLKKVPVPKWLQ, encoded by the exons ATGTCCAGGCGAAAGGTGAAGGGCCTGACCCGTATAGGTCGCCAAGTCAGTGAGGACCCAGACCTGGACAACCTGTTGTCGACTCTCTCCCCCGAGGAAATAGAGGAGCTGAAGACAGACATGATGAAGGTGCCAGACCTTAACCCAGAGGATGGGATCATCGTCCAAGGGGAGAACCAACCTGTGCAGCCACCTATGAGTAACAATGTCCGGGATGCaatgacacagagagacagcaaagGGAGGCTTAGTCAGAGGGAACCATCACTTGAG GGTGAGCAGAAGAAAGAGAGCCGGAAGCAGGAGTACCTGAGGAAGATGGGTCTCAGCCAGGAGGGGAATGACGACATGAAAGCCGGACTGCGACGACAGTCCAGTGTCTCGAGTGAAAGAGATATCAAGGCGGAGGACAGAAACAGCAAAAGTCCTGAAAGTTCAAAAGAAGATTGGAGCTGGCGTTCAAGTAGAAACAGAAAgctggaaaggagagagagTGACACGAGAGAAGAGGTCCGTGACAAAGAGGACAACAGGCTgagagacagaagagaaaacagagagagcacaggcagcaaaacaaaggacaTGATCTCCAagttacaggaaaaaaaggatGAGAGCAAAGAGAAAGACCGAAGGGAAGACTGCAGGAAAAGAGATGACAGCAAAACCAAAGACATTATCTCAAAGCTACGAGAAAAACGTGAGAAAGATATGGGcaaggaaaaggagagaaaaacagagagtaTCAGGACGCAAGGCCTTGTCTCTAAAATGGTGGAGAAACAGAGCAAGGCCTCAGAGAGCCAGGTTCAAGAGTGTAAACCAGAAGAGAAGAAGCCTAAAGCAGAGGAGAAGAAAtctgaagacaaaaacaaacctgacGTCAAACTCGAACAACAACCCTCTGACAAGGGCGAGGTAAAACGTgacaagacagaaaaaagaacagCTAGAGAAGAGCTGGTTAACCACAGTGACCACGTGAAGGAGAAATTTATTGTTGAGAAGAAACCagaagagaaaagggaaagagAGGACAGTAAGGTTAAGAAAGCTGAGGAAAGTGGGAAACTTGGCAACTGTGTGGCCAAAAACAGCCCCAACAGCAAGGcaaaggaggcagaggaggaggacgaaGATTCAAGCATGTTTGATGAGCTCATGCAGCAGGTGCGAAGCAATGACCCCTCCCTCACTGAGCTCAATGTCAACAACTCCGAGGTCATCAAGACGAAAACACTCATCGAGTTCGCACAAGCTTTGCACAACAACACCCATGTCAAGACATTTGCTCTTGCTAACTGCCGTGCGGATGACCACGTCGCTTATGCCATTGCTGGCACACTACGCAGCAACAAGACTATTACAAGCATTAACCTCGACTCCAACCATCTCACTGGGAAAGGCATCCTATCTCTCATACAGGCACTGCAATACAACTCCACGCTGACCGAGTTGCGCTTTCAGAACCAGCGGCACATCTGTGGAGGGAAGACCGAGATGGAGATGGTCAAGATCCTGAAAGAAAACACCACCCTGCTCAAACTGGGCTACCACTTTGAGTTAGCAGGACCTAGAATGACCACAACAAACATACTGAGTCGCAACATGGACAGGCAGAGGCAGAAACGCCTGCAGGAGCAGAAGCAGGCCCAGGCCAATGGGGAGAAGAAGGGGACACTGGAGGTGCCCAagagtggtggtggtgtgtctctGAGGAGCTCTCCTAAAGCTTCCCCTAAACCATCTCCCATCCCTTCACCTGTGCCTTCACCAAAGCTCACTCCAAGAAGAGGAgctggaggtccagctccaccaccacctccacctcctcctgggGGTggacctccacctcctccacctcctgtgcTGGATGCAAACCGCCCAGGCGGTAGTAAGAACTCAAGGGACCAACTGCTTGCCTCCATCAGAGGAAGCAATATTAAACAGTTGAAGAAG GTGCCGGTGCCAAAGTGGCTGCAGTAA